A single region of the Nicotiana sylvestris chromosome 6, ASM39365v2, whole genome shotgun sequence genome encodes:
- the LOC138870370 gene encoding uncharacterized protein, translating into MEFGGFLDQFFPLAEFSYNNSYQSCIQVALYEALYGRRCRSLVGWFEPGEARLLGIDLVQDALEKVLPMKGIMRFGKKVKLSPRFISPFEVLQRVGEVAYELAQPPCLAGVHLVFHISMLRKYHGDLYHVLDFSSVQLDKDLSYVEHPMAILDRQV; encoded by the exons atggagtttggaggttttTTGGACCAGTTCTTTCCActtgcggagttttcctacaacaacagttatcagtcctgCATTCAGGTGGCACTGTATGAGGctctatatggtaggcggtgtcggtctctagtgggttggttcgagcctggcgaggctagattattgggtatagacttggttcaggatgctttagagaag GTTTTGCCTATGAAAGGCatcatgaggttcgggaagaaggtcaagctgagtccaaggttcattagtccatttgaggtgttgcagcgagttggggaggttgcttatgagcttgcccaACCTCCTTGTctagcaggagttcatctggtattccacatttctatgctccggaagtatcatggtgatctgtatcacgtgttggatttcagctcagtccagttggacaaggatctatcttatgttgagcaTCCAATGGCTATTTTAGACaggcaggtttga